In Helicobacter ibis, a genomic segment contains:
- the map gene encoding type I methionyl aminopeptidase, whose translation MAIAIRKPNEIESIRKASKIVAKTLNHIKAQLTPGLTLKEIDSIGEDFIRKCGGRPAFKGLYGFSGSVCTSVNEVIIHGIPNDYELRDGDIVGLDIGVELDGWFGDAAITCGVGNISQEDSKLIACAKDALYFAISQIKPGMHFKELSELIEHFILDYGYVPLFGFCGHGIGRKPHEAPEIPNYLEGTKAKQGDKIKNGMVFCIEPMICQKQSEPVVLDDEWSVVSKDGLRGSHYEHTIAVINGKAEILSKE comes from the coding sequence ATGGCAATTGCAATACGCAAACCTAATGAAATAGAATCCATAAGAAAAGCTAGTAAAATAGTTGCTAAAACACTAAATCATATAAAAGCTCAACTCACTCCGGGACTTACTTTAAAAGAAATAGATTCTATTGGTGAAGACTTTATTAGAAAATGTGGTGGAAGACCAGCTTTTAAGGGGTTATACGGCTTTAGTGGTTCTGTTTGCACATCGGTTAATGAAGTGATTATTCATGGGATTCCAAATGATTATGAGCTTAGAGATGGTGATATAGTTGGACTTGACATAGGTGTTGAGCTAGATGGTTGGTTTGGCGATGCAGCTATTACTTGTGGGGTAGGAAATATTTCACAAGAAGATTCAAAGCTTATTGCTTGTGCTAAAGATGCACTATATTTTGCAATTAGCCAAATTAAGCCGGGTATGCACTTTAAAGAGCTAAGTGAATTAATTGAGCATTTTATTTTGGATTATGGATATGTGCCTTTGTTTGGTTTTTGCGGACACGGGATAGGTAGGAAGCCACATGAAGCACCAGAGATTCCAAACTATCTTGAAGGAACTAAGGCAAAACAGGGAGATAAAATAAAAAATGGCATGGTATTTTGTATAGAGCCTATGATATGCCAGAAACAAAGTGAACCAGTTGTGCTAGATGATGAGTGGAGTGTTGTTTCTAAAGATGGTTTAAGAGGTAGTCATTATGAACATACCATAGCAGTGATTAATGGCAAAGCAGAAATTTTATCAAAGGAATAA
- the infA gene encoding translation initiation factor IF-1: MAKDDVIEVDGIVKEALPNATFRVELENGHIILCHIAGRMRMHYIKILQGDKVKIELTPYSLDKGRITFRYK; this comes from the coding sequence TTGGCTAAAGATGATGTAATAGAAGTTGATGGTATTGTAAAAGAAGCGTTGCCTAATGCCACATTTAGGGTGGAATTAGAAAATGGGCATATTATTTTATGTCATATAGCAGGTAGAATGCGAATGCATTATATAAAGATTCTACAAGGTGATAAGGTAAAAATAGAGCTAACTCCTTATAGCTTGGATAAAGGTAGAATTACCTTTAGATATAAGTAA
- the rpmJ gene encoding 50S ribosomal protein L36, which produces MKVRPSVKKMCDKCKVIKRKGVIRVICENPKHKQRQG; this is translated from the coding sequence ATGAAAGTTAGACCTTCCGTTAAAAAAATGTGTGATAAATGTAAGGTTATCAAGAGAAAAGGCGTGATTCGAGTTATATGCGAGAATCCAAAACATAAACAAAGACAAGGATAA
- the rpsM gene encoding 30S ribosomal protein S13: MARIAGVDLPKKKRIEYALTYIYGIGLKTSRDILKAVNISCDKRVQDLGEDEVSVIAKEIQTHHIVEGDLRKKVTMDIKSLMDLGNYRGLRHRKGLPVRGQTTKNNARTRKGKRKTVGSASK; the protein is encoded by the coding sequence ATGGCGAGAATTGCTGGTGTTGATTTACCCAAAAAGAAAAGAATAGAATATGCTTTGACCTATATTTATGGTATAGGATTAAAGACTTCAAGAGATATATTAAAAGCTGTAAATATTTCTTGTGATAAAAGGGTTCAAGACCTTGGTGAAGATGAAGTTTCTGTAATTGCAAAAGAAATTCAAACACACCATATCGTAGAGGGTGATTTACGCAAAAAAGTTACAATGGATATTAAATCTCTTATGGATTTAGGTAACTATCGTGGATTAAGACATAGAAAAGGATTGCCTGTTCGTGGTCAAACTACTAAAAATAATGCTAGAACACGAAAAGGTAAGAGAAAAACTGTTGGTAGTGCATCAAAATAA
- the rpsK gene encoding 30S ribosomal protein S11, producing MAKRQTNKKRIVKKNIARGIIHISAAFNNTCVTITDEMGNVICWSTAGALGFKGSKKSTPYAAQQAVEDAVSKAKEHGIKELGVKIQGPGSGRETAVKSIGSIEGIKVLWFKDVTPLPHNGCRAPKRRRV from the coding sequence ATGGCAAAAAGACAAACTAATAAAAAAAGAATTGTTAAAAAGAATATAGCTAGAGGCATCATTCATATTTCTGCCGCTTTTAACAACACATGCGTAACAATTACAGATGAAATGGGAAATGTTATTTGCTGGAGCACAGCTGGTGCGTTAGGCTTTAAAGGTAGTAAAAAATCTACTCCATATGCAGCTCAACAAGCAGTCGAAGATGCAGTATCTAAAGCAAAAGAGCATGGTATAAAAGAGCTTGGAGTTAAAATACAAGGTCCAGGTAGTGGTAGAGAGACAGCTGTTAAGAGTATTGGAAGTATCGAGGGTATTAAAGTGTTGTGGTTTAAAGATGTAACACCATTACCTCATAATGGTTGTCGTGCTCCAAAAAGAAGAAGAGTGTAA
- the rpsD gene encoding 30S ribosomal protein S4 → MARYRGPVEKIERRFGVNLALKGERRLAGKSALDKRPYGPGQHGQRRGKISEYGIQLREKQKARMMYGISEKQFRAIFVEANRLEGNTGENLIKLIERRLDNVVYRMGFATTRRFARQLVVHGHILVDGKRLDIPSARINVGQKIEVFEKTKKNPQIQRAIELTKQTGIVPWVDVDQNGVFGIFTRLPEREEVVIPIEERLIVELYSK, encoded by the coding sequence ATGGCAAGATATAGAGGTCCTGTTGAAAAAATTGAAAGAAGATTTGGTGTAAATCTAGCTTTAAAAGGTGAAAGAAGATTAGCTGGTAAAAGTGCTTTAGATAAGCGTCCTTATGGTCCCGGACAACATGGTCAAAGAAGAGGAAAAATTTCAGAATATGGGATTCAGCTTAGAGAAAAGCAAAAAGCAAGAATGATGTATGGTATTTCTGAAAAGCAATTCCGTGCGATATTTGTTGAGGCTAATAGGCTTGAGGGTAATACTGGTGAAAATCTAATCAAACTAATTGAGAGAAGATTGGATAATGTAGTGTATAGAATGGGATTTGCTACTACTAGAAGATTTGCTAGACAATTAGTTGTGCATGGACATATATTGGTTGATGGCAAGAGATTAGATATACCATCAGCAAGAATTAATGTTGGACAAAAAATTGAAGTATTTGAAAAAACTAAAAAGAATCCACAAATCCAAAGAGCAATAGAGCTAACAAAACAAACAGGTATAGTTCCATGGGTTGATGTTGATCAAAATGGTGTGTTTGGTATTTTTACTAGATTGCCAGAAAGAGAAGAGGTTGTTATACCTATTGAAGAGAGGCTCATTGTTGAGTTATACTCTAAATAA
- a CDS encoding DNA-directed RNA polymerase subunit alpha, which yields MKSIKTSPHTPTSIKVEETGNNSIQISAYPFEAGYAITLAHPLRRLLLGSSVGFAPIALHIDGVSHEFDSVRGMVEDVSHFIVNLKSIRFKIKDDSEFVSVDYSFKGPKAISGADLSNDLVEIVTPDMHLATINDDASLNFSIIIRKGIGYVPSEEIRHDVAEGFMPLDAYFTPVTNVTYVTENILLEDDPNYEKVIFNIQTDGQIDPLTAFKNALNVMHKQMSIFNTELSIEIPSIASSNDEIPESKIMLQTIESLNFSARCFNCLDRSGIKYLGELVLLDEEQIKNIKNLGKKSLDEITAKLEELGYPVDKEISKDLLAFLKKKFSN from the coding sequence ATGAAAAGTATTAAAACTTCACCTCATACTCCAACAAGCATTAAGGTTGAAGAAACAGGAAACAATAGTATACAGATATCTGCATATCCATTTGAAGCTGGATATGCAATTACATTGGCTCATCCTTTAAGGCGCCTTTTGTTGGGTAGTTCTGTTGGTTTTGCACCTATTGCACTTCACATAGATGGTGTTTCACATGAGTTTGATTCTGTGCGAGGAATGGTGGAAGATGTATCTCATTTTATTGTAAATTTGAAATCGATAAGATTCAAAATTAAAGACGATAGTGAATTTGTTAGCGTTGATTATAGTTTTAAAGGACCTAAAGCTATCAGTGGTGCTGATTTGTCGAATGATTTGGTTGAAATCGTTACGCCAGATATGCATCTAGCTACAATAAACGATGATGCTTCTCTTAACTTTTCTATTATAATTAGAAAAGGTATAGGTTATGTTCCTAGCGAAGAGATAAGACATGATGTAGCAGAAGGCTTTATGCCACTTGATGCTTATTTTACACCTGTTACAAATGTTACTTATGTTACAGAAAATATACTCTTAGAAGATGATCCAAATTATGAGAAAGTCATTTTTAACATACAAACAGATGGTCAAATTGACCCATTAACTGCTTTTAAAAATGCATTAAATGTTATGCATAAACAAATGTCTATATTTAATACTGAACTAAGCATAGAGATTCCTAGCATTGCTTCTAGTAATGATGAAATACCAGAAAGTAAAATTATGTTGCAAACTATTGAAAGTTTAAATTTCAGTGCTAGATGTTTTAATTGTTTAGATCGTTCTGGTATTAAATATTTAGGTGAGTTAGTCTTGTTAGATGAAGAACAGATTAAAAACATAAAGAATTTAGGTAAGAAATCATTAGATGAAATTACAGCCAAGCTAGAAGAGTTGGGCTATCCTGTTGATAAAGAAATTTCTAAAGATTTACTTGCATTCCTTAAGAAAAAATTTTCAAATTAA
- the rplQ gene encoding 50S ribosomal protein L17, with product MRHRHGYRKLGRTSSHRKALLKNLSIALIEREKIETTLPKAKELQSYFEKLITRARKGDSMAHRIIFSHLQDKVAVKKMVTEIAPRYASRNGGYTKIIKTRLRVGDAAEMAIIELV from the coding sequence ATGAGACATAGACATGGATACAGAAAGCTTGGTAGAACATCTTCTCACAGAAAAGCTTTGCTGAAGAACTTATCAATTGCTCTAATTGAAAGAGAGAAGATTGAAACTACTTTGCCAAAAGCAAAAGAATTGCAATCTTATTTTGAAAAATTAATTACTAGAGCTAGAAAAGGCGATAGTATGGCACATAGAATAATATTTTCTCACTTGCAAGATAAGGTTGCTGTAAAGAAAATGGTTACAGAAATAGCACCTAGATATGCAAGTAGAAATGGTGGTTATACGAAGATTATAAAAACTAGGCTTAGGGTTGGCGACGCCGCTGAGATGGCAATTATAGAGCTCGTATAA
- the petA gene encoding ubiquinol-cytochrome c reductase iron-sulfur subunit, producing MGEKEVSRRDFLGMTLGGVAAVGVGASLVAMKSSWDPLPSVVSAGFTTVDLSSMQDGEYRQVEYRGNPVYIIKKTAEMKKCEDRDVVVGNADYSVGIQICTHLGCIPSYSADTTEFHCACHGGKFDACGKNTFGPPPTPMTIPPFKIDGQKLVLGEEGPEYLKLVNKA from the coding sequence ATGGGAGAGAAAGAAGTTAGTCGTAGAGATTTCCTTGGTATGACTTTAGGAGGTGTAGCAGCAGTTGGAGTTGGCGCCTCTCTTGTTGCTATGAAATCTTCTTGGGATCCATTACCTAGCGTTGTTTCGGCTGGTTTTACTACGGTTGATTTGAGTAGTATGCAAGATGGGGAGTATAGACAGGTTGAATACAGAGGTAACCCTGTGTATATTATTAAAAAAACTGCAGAAATGAAAAAGTGTGAAGATAGAGATGTAGTGGTTGGAAATGCTGATTATAGTGTTGGGATTCAAATTTGCACCCACTTAGGCTGTATTCCTTCATATAGTGCTGACACAACTGAATTTCATTGTGCTTGTCATGGTGGAAAGTTTGATGCATGTGGTAAAAATACCTTCGGTCCCCCGCCAACACCAATGACTATACCGCCATTTAAGATAGATGGTCAAAAGTTAGTTCTAGGAGAAGAGGGTCCTGAGTATTTAAAGTTGGTTAATAAAGCATAG
- a CDS encoding cytochrome b — translation MAEIRKADGIVDWLDQRIAIRPLMKVLMTEYWIPKNINFLWAMGVVLVVLFTLLVVSGLFLLMYYKPDTKLAFDSVNYTIMQEVEYGWLWRHLHAVSASVCFLIIYIHMFVGIYYGSYKKGREMIWITGMLLFVLFSAEAFSGYMLPWGQMSYWAAAVITNLFSAIPVIGPDLVIWIRGNFIVSDATLTRFFMLHVVLLPVIIIAVIVMHFYTLRIPHVNNAYGEEIDFEKEAEKFKAGNKKESKVIPFWPMFLSKDFFVASFFLAILFYLTCYHYSFALDPINFDPADHLKTPPHIYPEWYFLWSYEVLRGFFFSADLGLIAFGIANVIFVLLPWLDRSNVVAPAHKRPAFMVWYWVLIADMIVLTIWGKLPPTGVNAYIGFVASILFLFLLLVALPVITKLEAKKNGQ, via the coding sequence ATGGCAGAAATACGAAAAGCAGATGGAATTGTTGATTGGCTTGATCAAAGAATAGCTATAAGACCTCTAATGAAGGTTTTAATGACTGAATATTGGATACCAAAGAATATTAATTTTCTTTGGGCTATGGGCGTTGTATTGGTTGTTTTATTTACATTGCTAGTTGTATCTGGTTTGTTCTTGCTTATGTATTATAAGCCAGATACAAAACTTGCTTTTGATAGTGTAAATTACACAATTATGCAAGAGGTAGAATATGGGTGGTTATGGAGACATTTACACGCAGTTAGTGCTTCTGTTTGTTTTTTAATTATTTATATCCATATGTTTGTTGGCATTTATTATGGTTCATATAAGAAGGGTAGGGAGATGATATGGATAACAGGTATGCTGTTATTTGTTCTTTTCTCTGCAGAGGCATTTAGTGGATATATGCTTCCTTGGGGTCAGATGAGCTATTGGGCGGCAGCTGTTATTACAAACTTATTTAGTGCTATTCCAGTTATAGGACCTGATTTGGTTATATGGATTAGAGGTAACTTTATAGTCTCTGATGCTACTTTGACTAGGTTTTTTATGTTGCATGTTGTGCTGTTACCTGTAATTATTATTGCAGTTATAGTTATGCACTTTTATACATTAAGAATTCCTCATGTTAATAACGCATATGGTGAAGAGATAGACTTTGAAAAAGAAGCAGAAAAATTCAAAGCAGGTAATAAAAAAGAATCTAAAGTTATTCCTTTTTGGCCTATGTTCTTATCAAAAGACTTCTTTGTAGCTAGTTTCTTTTTGGCTATTTTGTTTTATTTAACATGTTATCACTATAGTTTTGCACTAGATCCTATTAACTTTGATCCAGCAGATCACTTAAAAACACCACCGCATATTTATCCTGAATGGTATTTCTTGTGGAGCTATGAAGTATTAAGAGGATTCTTCTTTAGTGCAGATTTGGGTCTAATAGCATTTGGTATAGCAAATGTTATTTTTGTTCTATTGCCTTGGTTAGATAGAAGCAATGTAGTTGCACCTGCACACAAGAGACCAGCATTTATGGTTTGGTATTGGGTTTTGATTGCCGATATGATTGTTTTAACTATATGGGGTAAATTACCACCAACTGGTGTTAATGCGTATATTGGATTTGTGGCTTCAATTTTATTTTTATTCTTATTGCTTGTTGCACTTCCTGTAATTACTAAGTTAGAAGCAAAAAAGAATGGTCAATAG
- a CDS encoding c-type cytochrome, whose protein sequence is MKEFVALIVVVFVTGVIYWGVEPFAHSQMNPKVEPADYTFADLQPIDTAKGNIGNGKELVVANCIACHSINKEGLESPFAPEDALSAYGVVPPDLSSAGFIYETNFLANAIKNIAVATKQTHKFDGNHPMPAYDWMSDQEIADIVAYLVSIAPASMTNKEVFIDSCGRCHDVRYDKWQANGGLKTYLGAKVPDLSMMIRSRNMDYLHTFINDPQKRLAGTAMPRVGLTESAEIQVVKYMEEVGDSKKAERESLGWKMVLFMLVMGVIAYLWKRKVWHDAH, encoded by the coding sequence ATGAAAGAATTTGTAGCATTAATAGTAGTTGTATTTGTTACGGGAGTTATCTATTGGGGTGTTGAGCCATTTGCTCATAGTCAAATGAATCCAAAAGTTGAACCAGCAGATTATACATTTGCTGATTTGCAACCTATAGATACAGCAAAGGGAAATATTGGTAATGGTAAAGAATTGGTGGTTGCTAATTGTATAGCATGTCATTCAATTAATAAGGAAGGTTTGGAATCACCATTTGCACCAGAAGACGCTTTAAGTGCTTATGGTGTTGTTCCGCCTGATTTATCTTCGGCTGGTTTTATTTATGAGACTAATTTTCTTGCAAATGCTATTAAAAATATAGCAGTAGCAACAAAGCAAACTCACAAGTTTGATGGTAATCACCCTATGCCTGCGTATGATTGGATGAGCGATCAAGAAATAGCAGATATTGTGGCTTATTTGGTAAGTATAGCACCTGCTAGTATGACTAACAAAGAAGTGTTTATTGATTCTTGTGGTAGATGTCATGATGTTAGATATGATAAGTGGCAAGCAAATGGTGGCTTAAAAACTTATTTAGGTGCTAAGGTGCCTGATTTATCCATGATGATTAGAAGTAGAAATATGGATTATTTGCATACATTCATTAATGATCCTCAAAAACGACTTGCAGGAACTGCTATGCCGCGTGTAGGTTTGACAGAGAGTGCAGAGATTCAAGTTGTAAAATATATGGAAGAAGTTGGTGATAGTAAAAAGGCAGAAAGAGAATCTCTTGGTTGGAAGATGGTTTTATTTATGCTTGTTATGGGTGTGATTGCATACTTGTGGAAACGCAAAGTTTGGCATGATGCACATTAA
- the hypF gene encoding carbamoyltransferase HypF, with protein MITLEVLIVGIVQGVGFRPFVYKSAINNNINGFVKNTNKGVYILAQGSKENIESFLDSFNNPPQAAQIESINTKTIMSHTLYKNFQIEKSDNKDTKTADIAPDIAMCDDCKEELFDKQNKRYLYPFTSCTNCGGRYSIIKELPYDRDNTAMDIFAMCDDCKEEYNDINNRRFHSQINCCKKCGPRLIFTEIFDYNNLDSSLNIESINPLQNAINAINNGHIIALKGLGGYTLVCDATNNKAIKNLRARKKRPTKPFAIMCKDISMAKLLAKISKQEEELLLSPQAPIVLCDINKSHNIPLHLIAPNLNKLGIILPYTPIHHLLCSQIQVPLIFTSANISGEPIIKDFKNIYKKLQHVCDYALTYNRDIINPIDDSLVRAINNQMQILRRARGFNNTINTLNKEQNFIALGAEQKNTFCININNKTMLSPHLGDLYNIESLNNAKETIRLFTKQYNANINEFIADMHPLYSNKKLVTENSNLHTIQHHFAHLLSNIAENKINKKTLGIIFDGTGYGLDGNIWGGEFLLYDPKQPLKFRRIAFFENFYLLGGEKAIKDIRRLGLEGLFLAFGNQVFQIQHKLIDSLKDEFGENAIDIFYKQHKSGKMPRCNSIGRLFDMVAILCNAVDKQSYEGECGMILESLAETSNITHGYSFKINNQTISIKEILLEIIKDIHNKESINDIAKKFHITLVNIINEISKLYANEYECIAISGGCFQNKLLTNLIQQTNKNIYINKKIPCNDGGISVGQAYYMNLKNKMNL; from the coding sequence ATGATAACATTAGAAGTTTTAATAGTAGGCATAGTTCAAGGCGTTGGCTTTAGACCATTTGTATATAAAAGTGCTATAAATAATAATATAAATGGGTTTGTAAAAAATACCAACAAAGGCGTATATATACTAGCACAAGGCAGTAAAGAAAATATAGAATCTTTTTTAGATTCTTTTAATAACCCACCACAAGCCGCACAAATAGAGAGTATAAACACCAAAACTATAATGTCTCATACACTCTATAAAAACTTCCAAATAGAAAAAAGCGATAACAAAGATACAAAAACAGCGGATATTGCACCTGATATTGCAATGTGTGATGATTGCAAAGAAGAATTATTTGACAAACAAAACAAAAGATATTTATATCCATTTACGAGTTGCACAAATTGTGGTGGCAGATATAGCATAATAAAAGAACTCCCATATGATAGAGATAATACTGCTATGGATATATTTGCTATGTGTGATGATTGCAAAGAAGAATACAATGATATAAACAACAGAAGATTCCACTCTCAAATTAATTGTTGTAAAAAATGTGGTCCAAGGCTTATTTTTACGGAAATTTTTGATTATAACAATTTAGATTCAAGCCTAAATATAGAAAGTATAAATCCACTCCAAAATGCTATAAATGCAATAAATAATGGACATATAATAGCCCTAAAAGGACTTGGTGGATACACTCTAGTATGTGATGCAACAAACAATAAAGCAATAAAGAATCTAAGAGCAAGAAAAAAAAGACCAACAAAACCATTTGCCATTATGTGTAAAGACATAAGCATGGCAAAACTTCTAGCAAAAATAAGCAAACAAGAAGAAGAGTTATTGCTATCTCCACAAGCACCAATAGTATTGTGTGATATAAATAAATCACATAATATACCACTACATCTAATAGCACCAAACTTAAATAAACTAGGAATCATACTTCCCTACACGCCAATACATCATTTATTATGTAGTCAGATTCAAGTTCCACTAATCTTTACAAGTGCTAATATAAGTGGAGAGCCTATTATCAAAGATTTCAAAAATATTTATAAAAAATTACAACATGTATGCGACTATGCCCTAACATATAATAGAGATATAATAAATCCAATTGATGATAGCCTAGTTAGAGCAATCAACAATCAAATGCAGATTCTAAGGAGAGCTAGAGGGTTTAATAACACAATAAACACACTAAATAAAGAACAAAACTTCATAGCACTAGGAGCAGAACAAAAAAATACATTTTGCATAAATATCAACAATAAAACAATGCTAAGCCCACATTTAGGTGATCTATACAACATAGAATCACTAAATAACGCCAAAGAGACAATAAGACTATTTACAAAGCAATATAATGCAAATATAAATGAATTTATAGCCGACATGCACCCTTTGTATTCAAATAAAAAGTTAGTAACAGAAAACTCTAACTTACACACCATACAACATCACTTCGCACATTTACTATCAAATATCGCAGAAAACAAAATAAATAAAAAAACGCTAGGAATCATATTTGATGGCACAGGATATGGACTAGATGGCAATATATGGGGTGGAGAATTCTTATTATATGACCCCAAACAACCTCTAAAATTTAGAAGAATTGCCTTTTTTGAAAACTTCTATTTATTAGGTGGAGAAAAAGCCATTAAAGACATTAGAAGATTGGGGCTTGAAGGATTGTTTTTAGCATTTGGAAATCAAGTATTTCAGATTCAACATAAACTTATCGATAGCCTAAAAGATGAGTTTGGAGAGAATGCAATAGATATTTTCTACAAACAACACAAAAGTGGCAAAATGCCACGATGCAACTCCATTGGAAGACTTTTTGATATGGTAGCTATATTGTGTAATGCAGTAGACAAACAAAGCTATGAAGGTGAATGCGGAATGATACTAGAAAGTTTGGCAGAAACTTCAAATATTACGCATGGTTATAGCTTTAAAATAAATAATCAAACAATCTCAATAAAAGAAATATTACTAGAAATAATAAAAGACATACACAACAAAGAATCTATAAACGATATAGCAAAAAAATTCCATATCACACTTGTAAATATCATTAATGAAATTTCAAAGTTATATGCAAATGAGTATGAATGTATAGCTATTAGCGGTGGTTGTTTTCAAAATAAACTACTAACAAATCTAATACAGCAAACAAACAAAAATATCTATATAAACAAAAAAATACCATGCAACGATGGCGGTATTAGCGTAGGTCAAGCATATTATATGAATTTAAAGAATAAAATGAATCTTTAG
- a CDS encoding thiamine phosphate synthase: MKNLHGIYAISDEKLTPYAIIKEQLLSACDDIVCFQLRDKSSDDLSLESWCVELGDICASFGVNFIINDRVELAIKMKSNGLHVGTKDNGELYSLDELKCIRDRFHGILGVSCYGDINLALQAKSIGANYVAFGACFKSQTKQNVQQINLDIFNKIEGISTCAIGGICANNAGMLKKASMIASISYIWNGDIKENLHKLRNSWEENG, translated from the coding sequence GTGAAAAACCTACATGGAATATATGCTATTAGCGATGAGAAACTAACCCCATATGCAATAATTAAAGAGCAATTATTAAGTGCTTGCGATGATATTGTGTGCTTTCAGCTTAGAGATAAGAGTAGTGATGATTTATCTTTAGAATCGTGGTGTGTAGAGCTTGGCGATATTTGTGCTAGTTTTGGTGTGAATTTTATTATAAATGATAGAGTTGAGTTGGCAATTAAGATGAAAAGTAATGGATTACATGTGGGGACTAAAGATAATGGAGAATTATATTCTTTAGATGAGCTAAAGTGCATTAGAGATAGGTTTCATGGAATCTTGGGTGTATCATGCTATGGAGATATAAACTTAGCTTTACAAGCAAAAAGCATAGGGGCTAATTATGTGGCATTTGGTGCATGTTTTAAATCTCAAACAAAGCAAAATGTACAACAAATAAATTTGGATATTTTTAATAAGATAGAAGGCATTAGCACATGTGCTATAGGTGGTATTTGTGCAAATAATGCAGGAATGTTAAAGAAAGCTTCCATGATAGCATCTATTAGTTATATTTGGAATGGAGATATTAAAGAAAATTTGCATAAATTGCGTAATTCTTGGGAAGAGAATGGTTGA